A single region of the Thermotoga profunda AZM34c06 genome encodes:
- a CDS encoding Gfo/Idh/MocA family protein has protein sequence MAEKIKLGIIGAGKISEVLHIPNARLSEYVQLVAISDKNEERLNFFKNKLNDETIHFYTEYSEMLYRENIDAVIVALPNFLHAKVSLDALRMGKHVLVEKPMATNSQEALQMVQVAREKKKILMTNHSQRFFPHHQKAKEIIDSGMIGEIRLVKTMFGHSGPENWSPNAAWFFQKDSAMFGALGDLGVHKVDLIRYLTGLEVTECTAMIGTLEKQGSVEDIASAVLKLSNGGFATIDANWITKGLEENYFVIYGEKGTLKIGQTDPSRIDIYLSKPVGFHGQIALKPLFTNEDPYWKMPVIDHFAKVCLGLEKPIVQPEDGMIAVKIVEKIFESSRKGGIVKVDG, from the coding sequence ATGGCAGAGAAGATCAAATTGGGTATCATAGGAGCCGGGAAGATTTCTGAGGTATTGCACATTCCAAATGCACGTCTTTCTGAATATGTTCAACTTGTGGCAATCTCAGACAAAAATGAGGAGAGATTGAACTTTTTCAAAAACAAACTCAATGATGAGACAATACATTTTTACACGGAATATTCAGAGATGCTCTATAGAGAGAACATCGATGCAGTAATAGTTGCCCTACCAAATTTTCTCCATGCAAAGGTATCACTCGATGCTCTGAGAATGGGGAAACACGTACTCGTTGAAAAACCAATGGCGACTAACTCTCAAGAGGCTTTGCAAATGGTTCAAGTAGCAAGAGAAAAGAAGAAAATATTGATGACCAATCACTCTCAAAGATTTTTTCCCCATCATCAGAAAGCGAAAGAAATTATCGATTCGGGCATGATTGGTGAAATAAGACTCGTAAAAACGATGTTCGGGCACTCAGGTCCTGAGAATTGGTCTCCCAACGCCGCGTGGTTTTTCCAGAAAGATTCTGCAATGTTCGGTGCCCTTGGAGATCTTGGGGTGCACAAAGTGGACCTTATAAGATATCTAACGGGTTTGGAAGTAACCGAATGCACGGCAATGATTGGAACTCTGGAAAAACAAGGTAGTGTTGAGGATATCGCAAGTGCTGTTTTAAAACTGTCAAATGGTGGGTTTGCAACGATCGATGCCAATTGGATTACAAAAGGATTGGAAGAGAACTATTTTGTTATATACGGTGAAAAAGGTACCTTGAAGATAGGACAGACCGATCCCTCAAGGATCGACATATATCTCTCAAAGCCAGTTGGCTTTCACGGACAAATAGCTCTCAAGCCTTTGTTTACCAATGAAGATCCATATTGGAAGATGCCTGTCATAGATCATTTTGCGAAGGTGTGTTTGGGTCTTGAAAAGCCAATTGTTCAACCAGAGGATGGAATGATAGCTGTAAAGATCGTTGAAAAGATCTTTGAATCATCCAGAAAAGGAGGAATTGTGAAAGTAGATGGCTGA
- a CDS encoding PIG-L deacetylase family protein, whose amino-acid sequence MKKVLVASAHSDDPIIGMGGTIKQLILNGYHVCVLSACGDRILGFNDAIEMLGAQPVYFEYRYGQIDEEKLFDDLKKLLEEFNPDVVFTHWHTEILYDHEIVSQQIVKLARRFEKEIYFFEIPASSIGFDFDVAVDITDSFNYKKTAIELMKDAFDERVFLKEIMPSIIYPAGFRGIQVGCEFAEVFKHYGSRFPLSPFRKKVIDIKQI is encoded by the coding sequence GTGAAAAAGGTCCTTGTTGCTTCAGCACATAGTGACGACCCAATTATCGGAATGGGAGGAACGATAAAACAGTTAATTCTCAATGGATATCATGTATGTGTTCTCAGTGCTTGCGGTGATAGAATCTTGGGTTTTAACGATGCCATTGAGATGCTTGGAGCACAACCTGTTTACTTCGAATATCGCTATGGACAGATAGACGAAGAAAAATTATTCGATGATTTGAAAAAACTACTTGAAGAATTCAATCCAGATGTTGTGTTCACACACTGGCATACGGAGATATTGTACGATCATGAAATTGTATCTCAACAAATTGTGAAACTGGCAAGAAGATTTGAAAAAGAGATTTATTTTTTTGAAATACCAGCATCAAGTATCGGTTTTGATTTTGATGTAGCTGTTGATATAACAGATTCATTTAATTACAAAAAGACGGCAATCGAGCTCATGAAAGATGCCTTTGATGAGCGTGTTTTTCTGAAAGAAATCATGCCGTCGATCATCTATCCGGCTGGTTTCAGGGGAATTCAAGTTGGTTGTGAATTTGCAGAGGTTTTTAAGCATTACGGATCCAGGTTTCCACTGTCTCCATTCAGAAAGAAAGTTATCGACATAAAACAGATCTAA
- a CDS encoding LacI family DNA-binding transcriptional regulator gives MAKLRQIADLTKVSVSTVSKVLNGKGRVSEKKRKEILKVAKELGYTPDFHARNMAKKTKITTVGLIVPDIINPFFARLTRGVEKACGEDSLVILMDSFRDLHREEMLIRNARFFGVDGIIIGNSRVNDDLVLEVSSYIPVVVFDKDYDHENVVSLVLDNFYGAYSATKHLIENGCYNVIHLGGTHELYVSLQRLEGYQAAMKEFNLKPLAYPVGYDESKGYEYMKRILSLGQKVDGVFCMNDLVAIGALRAAKEFSLKVPEDIAIVGFDDDEQLCEVISPSLSSVHQPVEEMGEVSAKLLFELIKGNKKIKRYIFSPRLVIRQSSSRKRGENV, from the coding sequence GTGGCAAAATTGAGGCAAATAGCTGACCTAACAAAGGTTTCAGTTTCTACAGTCTCAAAAGTATTAAATGGTAAAGGACGGGTTAGTGAAAAAAAGCGTAAAGAGATTTTGAAAGTAGCTAAAGAACTTGGGTATACACCGGATTTTCACGCCAGAAATATGGCGAAAAAGACGAAAATCACAACTGTCGGACTCATAGTACCAGACATAATAAACCCGTTCTTTGCCCGACTCACTCGCGGTGTTGAAAAAGCCTGCGGTGAGGATTCCTTAGTTATTTTGATGGATTCTTTCAGAGATCTACACAGAGAAGAGATGCTTATAAGAAACGCGAGATTTTTCGGTGTCGATGGAATCATCATAGGTAATTCACGTGTCAACGATGACTTGGTCTTGGAGGTTTCTTCATATATTCCCGTTGTCGTATTTGATAAAGATTATGACCATGAGAATGTTGTTTCACTTGTATTGGATAACTTTTATGGTGCATATTCTGCGACAAAACATTTAATCGAGAATGGCTGTTACAATGTGATCCACCTTGGCGGAACGCATGAACTGTATGTCTCACTCCAAAGACTTGAAGGATATCAGGCCGCAATGAAAGAATTCAATCTAAAGCCACTTGCATATCCAGTGGGATATGATGAAAGCAAAGGTTATGAGTACATGAAAAGGATACTCTCTTTGGGTCAGAAGGTAGATGGTGTTTTTTGTATGAATGACCTTGTGGCAATAGGTGCTCTGAGAGCTGCTAAAGAATTTTCTTTGAAGGTACCTGAAGATATCGCAATCGTTGGATTCGATGACGATGAACAATTGTGTGAAGTCATATCACCATCTCTATCTTCTGTTCATCAACCAGTTGAAGAAATGGGCGAGGTATCAGCAAAGCTTCTCTTTGAATTAATCAAAGGAAACAAAAAGATCAAAAGGTATATCTTTTCGCCTCGGTTGGTTATAAGACAGTCGAGTTCAAGAAAAAGGGGAGAGAATGTGTGA
- a CDS encoding sugar phosphate isomerase/epimerase family protein gives MRLQNFQLKKLEMVKKFLEFKTKYPEKMVRRFDLSWSVWMFGRESLEKSLYRLKSNGINFVELKGDSYSDEISPKVDRVRETLKAVDVKVSGVCGLYSQNNDLSSSNPYIRQNAIDYVKRQINFAESVGGRYLIVVPSAVGKTKPEDDYDLSRSVETLRICAKYFERSTVKAAIEPIRSAEVSLIHTVDQAISYIKAVDHPAIYYINGDIYHMLCEENDIASAIIKCSDRLINLHIADSNRDGPGKGMIDLDLVIMAAYLVGMNQEGRFITFEPLGPYADPYVLANSSPDESVMNNLVRESVTYFRQREEAVREMTESDIEFAIL, from the coding sequence ATGAGATTACAGAACTTCCAGTTGAAAAAACTTGAGATGGTAAAAAAATTCTTGGAGTTCAAAACCAAATACCCAGAAAAAATGGTTAGAAGGTTTGATCTATCCTGGAGTGTGTGGATGTTTGGACGAGAGTCTTTGGAAAAGTCATTGTATAGGTTGAAAAGCAACGGAATAAATTTTGTTGAATTGAAAGGTGATAGCTATTCCGATGAGATTTCTCCCAAGGTAGATAGGGTACGTGAAACACTAAAGGCAGTGGATGTAAAGGTTTCTGGAGTGTGTGGTCTTTATTCACAAAACAATGATCTTTCAAGCTCAAATCCATACATAAGGCAAAATGCCATCGATTATGTGAAAAGACAGATAAATTTTGCAGAATCCGTTGGTGGAAGATATTTAATAGTTGTTCCAAGTGCTGTTGGAAAAACCAAGCCTGAAGATGATTATGATCTGAGCCGAAGTGTGGAAACTTTGAGAATCTGTGCAAAATATTTTGAAAGATCAACAGTCAAAGCTGCCATCGAACCAATAAGGTCTGCCGAGGTCAGTTTGATACACACGGTTGATCAGGCTATTTCATACATCAAAGCCGTAGATCATCCAGCGATATACTATATAAATGGTGATATCTATCACATGTTGTGTGAAGAGAATGATATTGCAAGTGCAATAATCAAATGTTCAGATCGGCTAATAAATCTTCATATTGCAGACAGTAATCGCGATGGTCCTGGTAAAGGCATGATAGATCTGGATTTAGTTATAATGGCTGCATATTTGGTTGGTATGAATCAAGAAGGAAGATTCATCACCTTTGAACCGCTTGGTCCATATGCTGATCCGTATGTTTTGGCAAATTCTTCACCCGATGAATCAGTTATGAACAATCTGGTCAGAGAATCAGTGACCTATTTTCGTCAAAGAGAAGAGGCTGTGAGAGAGATGACCGAATCTGATATTGAATTTGCTATTTTGTGA
- a CDS encoding sugar phosphate isomerase/epimerase family protein, translating into MKIGFHTDAFNSAVFSFEKALQWAKEHDVHYIECGVIDGLTWIHGLGYFPHISLSEDPIRMKEKMAKYGVKFSQLDAAYPLSGKDGMYFGVQYVCKTLPWAKLVGCDNIATTDGLHKPEGLSDQEAMELMKRSYSYIVELAELYGININIEIHGYFTTKPEMLEKMLDFVKSDRLGLNFDTGNTFIAGQDPIEFCRRFIKKIKHVHIKDVSESLAMSLRGKDTGIGISHCAVGEGVNAGNIKKVLEMLRDNGYAGTLSIECEGKGGILLEKSLKWLRDTLKELGINEER; encoded by the coding sequence ATGAAAATAGGTTTTCATACAGATGCTTTTAACTCTGCTGTCTTTAGTTTTGAGAAAGCTTTGCAGTGGGCTAAGGAACATGATGTCCACTACATTGAATGTGGTGTCATCGATGGTCTTACCTGGATACATGGCTTGGGATACTTTCCTCACATTTCTTTATCAGAGGATCCAATCAGGATGAAGGAGAAAATGGCAAAGTACGGGGTGAAATTCTCTCAACTCGATGCCGCATACCCTCTTTCCGGTAAAGATGGGATGTACTTTGGGGTCCAATATGTTTGTAAAACACTGCCTTGGGCAAAATTGGTTGGATGTGATAATATTGCCACTACCGATGGATTGCACAAACCCGAGGGACTGTCAGACCAAGAAGCTATGGAGTTGATGAAAAGATCTTATTCATACATCGTTGAACTTGCAGAGCTTTATGGGATCAACATCAACATAGAAATTCATGGTTATTTCACGACAAAACCAGAAATGCTTGAGAAGATGCTTGACTTTGTTAAGAGTGATAGATTAGGTCTCAATTTTGATACAGGTAATACCTTCATAGCCGGACAAGATCCCATTGAATTTTGCAGGAGATTTATAAAGAAAATAAAACATGTCCACATAAAAGATGTTTCGGAAAGTTTGGCGATGAGTTTGAGGGGGAAAGATACCGGCATAGGAATCAGTCATTGTGCAGTTGGTGAAGGTGTGAATGCAGGTAACATTAAGAAGGTTCTTGAAATGCTGAGAGACAATGGCTACGCAGGTACCTTGAGTATAGAGTGTGAAGGCAAAGGTGGGATTCTGCTTGAAAAATCTTTGAAATGGTTGAGAGATACTCTAAAAGAATTGGGTATTAACGAGGAAAGATAA